Proteins encoded by one window of Xylella fastidiosa:
- the hemE gene encoding uroporphyrinogen decarboxylase: MLKNDRLLRALRRDTVDRTPIWLMRQAGRYLPEYRAARQHAGSFLKMAKTPELACEITLQPLRRFPLDAAILFSDILMIPDAMGLELHFIEGEGPRLGKPIRDAAAITQLAVPDMETELRYVMDAVRLIRKELDNSVPLIGFSGSPWTLACYMIEGGSSKEYARIKAMAFNAPDVLHQLLNTVTDAVISYLAAQRAAGAQALQVFDTWGGILSPTMYRTFSLPYLTRIARELERGTGTEHTPLVLFGKGNGPYIAELAMSGTEAVGVDWTIELEDAARRSNGQVALQGNLDPATLYGTPNNIAREVQRTLDSYAAGNGGSREGHVFNLGHGMTPGMNPDHVSALVEAVQRLSRR, encoded by the coding sequence ATGCTCAAAAACGATCGCCTACTGCGTGCCCTACGACGCGACACCGTGGACCGTACCCCAATCTGGCTGATGCGCCAGGCCGGACGCTATCTGCCGGAATACCGTGCTGCCCGGCAACACGCCGGCAGCTTCCTCAAAATGGCAAAAACTCCTGAACTGGCCTGTGAAATCACCCTGCAACCACTGCGCCGCTTCCCACTAGACGCGGCGATTCTGTTCTCTGACATCCTCATGATCCCCGACGCGATGGGCCTAGAACTGCACTTCATTGAAGGTGAAGGGCCACGCTTGGGCAAACCAATCCGCGACGCCGCAGCCATCACACAACTCGCCGTGCCGGATATGGAAACCGAACTACGCTACGTCATGGACGCCGTGCGACTGATCCGTAAAGAACTGGACAACAGCGTCCCGCTCATTGGTTTCTCCGGAAGCCCATGGACACTGGCCTGCTACATGATCGAAGGAGGAAGCAGCAAAGAATACGCACGCATTAAGGCCATGGCATTCAACGCACCGGACGTACTACATCAACTGCTAAACACCGTCACCGACGCAGTGATCAGCTACTTGGCAGCGCAGCGCGCCGCTGGCGCACAAGCACTACAGGTCTTCGATACTTGGGGAGGTATCCTGTCGCCCACGATGTACCGAACATTCTCGCTGCCCTACTTAACGCGGATTGCACGCGAACTAGAACGCGGCACCGGTACCGAACATACCCCCCTGGTGTTGTTCGGCAAAGGCAACGGACCTTACATCGCAGAACTCGCCATGAGCGGTACCGAAGCCGTCGGCGTGGACTGGACCATCGAATTAGAAGACGCCGCACGCCGCAGCAACGGCCAAGTGGCATTACAAGGCAACCTCGACCCAGCCACACTGTACGGAACCCCAAACAACATCGCACGTGAAGTACAACGCACCCTGGACAGCTACGCAGCCGGTAACGGTGGCTCACGCGAGGGACATGTCTTCAACCTTGGCCACGGCATGACCCCTGGCATGAACCCGGATCACGTCAGCGCACTTGTCGAAGCCGTGCAGCGCTTGAGCCGTCGTTGA